Proteins encoded within one genomic window of Variovorax sp. OAS795:
- a CDS encoding NCS1 family nucleobase:cation symporter-1 produces the protein MSTVVSQAPTGASEAGHAPHAESNALIKPGYHPRLTNEDLAPLKKQTWGQYNIFAFWMSDVHSVGGYITAGSLFALGLSSWQVLVSLLVGIVIVQFFCNLVAKPSQVTGVPYPVVCRAPFGVLGANVPAIIRGLIAVAWYGVQTYLASAAFMVLALHMFPNLAPYADVAQHGFAGLSTLGWVAFMIMWVLQAFVFWHGMEAIRKFIDWAGPAVYVVMAVLCGWLVWKAGWSKIDLNLGGIKFQGWDALPVMLSAIALVVSYFSGPMLNFGDFSRYTKSFDAVKKGNFWGLPINFVFFSLLTVITTAATLPVFGELITDPVHTVGKIDSTTAVVLGALTFMIATIGINIVANFVSPAFDFSNVAPQHISWRTGGMIAAVGSVFLTPWNLYNSPEVIHYTLDVLGSFIGPLFGILIADYYIVRKQYIDVDALYSMSTQGKYWYSGGYNPKAIQALVPSALVPILCVMVPALRGGANYAWFIGMGLGFVLYVLLNRSNKT, from the coding sequence ATGAGCACAGTCGTCAGCCAGGCCCCCACGGGGGCGAGCGAAGCCGGCCATGCGCCGCATGCCGAATCCAACGCGCTGATCAAGCCCGGCTACCACCCCCGGCTGACCAACGAAGACCTGGCGCCGCTGAAGAAGCAGACCTGGGGCCAATACAACATCTTCGCGTTCTGGATGTCCGACGTGCACAGCGTGGGCGGCTACATCACGGCCGGCAGCCTGTTCGCGCTGGGCCTGTCGAGCTGGCAGGTGCTGGTGTCGCTGCTCGTGGGGATCGTGATCGTGCAGTTCTTCTGCAACCTGGTGGCCAAGCCCAGCCAGGTGACGGGCGTGCCCTACCCCGTGGTGTGCCGCGCCCCCTTCGGCGTGCTGGGCGCCAACGTCCCGGCCATCATCCGCGGGCTGATCGCGGTGGCGTGGTACGGCGTGCAGACCTATCTCGCATCGGCCGCCTTCATGGTGCTGGCGCTGCACATGTTCCCCAACCTGGCACCGTATGCCGACGTGGCGCAACACGGCTTCGCGGGCCTTTCGACCCTGGGCTGGGTGGCGTTCATGATCATGTGGGTGCTGCAGGCCTTCGTGTTCTGGCACGGCATGGAAGCGATCCGCAAGTTCATCGACTGGGCCGGCCCGGCCGTGTACGTGGTGATGGCCGTGCTCTGCGGCTGGCTGGTGTGGAAGGCGGGCTGGAGCAAGATCGACCTGAACCTGGGCGGCATCAAGTTCCAGGGCTGGGATGCGCTGCCCGTCATGCTCTCGGCCATTGCGCTGGTGGTGAGCTACTTCAGCGGCCCGATGCTGAACTTCGGCGACTTCTCGCGCTACACGAAGAGCTTCGACGCGGTGAAGAAAGGCAACTTCTGGGGCCTGCCGATCAACTTCGTGTTCTTCTCGCTCCTGACCGTGATCACCACGGCCGCCACGCTGCCGGTGTTCGGCGAGCTCATCACCGATCCGGTGCACACCGTGGGCAAGATCGACAGCACCACCGCCGTGGTGCTGGGCGCGCTGACCTTCATGATCGCGACCATCGGCATCAACATCGTCGCGAACTTCGTCTCCCCGGCCTTCGACTTCTCGAACGTGGCGCCGCAGCACATCAGCTGGCGCACGGGCGGCATGATCGCCGCCGTGGGCTCGGTGTTTCTCACGCCCTGGAACCTCTACAACAGCCCCGAAGTGATCCACTACACGCTCGACGTGCTGGGCTCGTTCATCGGCCCGCTGTTCGGCATCCTGATTGCCGACTACTACATCGTGCGGAAGCAATACATCGACGTGGACGCGCTCTACTCGATGAGCACCCAGGGCAAATACTGGTACAGCGGCGGCTACAACCCGAAGGCGATCCAGGCGCTGGTTCCCTCCGCGCTGGTGCCGATCCTCTGCGTGATGGTGCCGGCGCTGCGCGGTGGCGCGAACTATGCATGGTTCATCGGCATGGGGCTGGGCTTCGTCCTCTATGTCCTGCTGAACCGCAGCAACAAGACCTGA
- a CDS encoding aspartate/glutamate racemase family protein, whose amino-acid sequence MRIKIINPNTTWSMTEKIGACARAVAHAGTEIVAASPAMGPLSIESHYDEALAVPGLLQEIAAGERQGVDGYVIACFGDPGLKAARELARGPVVGIAEAAMHLASMVGSRFSVVTTLGRTMGQAWHLAEIYGMERFCANVRACELPVLELEEPGSNARERIVGECRRALDEDGSDCIVLGCAGMTDLCEHIGGLLGVPVIDGVAAATKLVESLVALKLRTSKHGELAHPLPKRMTGALESFTLPAA is encoded by the coding sequence GTGCGCATCAAGATCATCAATCCCAACACCACCTGGAGCATGACCGAGAAGATCGGCGCCTGCGCCCGCGCGGTGGCGCACGCCGGCACCGAGATCGTCGCGGCCAGTCCCGCCATGGGGCCGCTCTCCATCGAGAGCCACTACGACGAGGCGCTGGCCGTGCCCGGCCTGCTGCAGGAGATTGCGGCGGGCGAGCGCCAGGGCGTCGACGGCTACGTGATCGCCTGCTTCGGCGACCCGGGCCTGAAGGCGGCCCGCGAGCTGGCCCGCGGACCGGTGGTGGGCATCGCTGAAGCCGCGATGCACCTGGCCAGCATGGTGGGGAGCCGCTTCAGCGTGGTGACGACGCTGGGCCGCACGATGGGCCAGGCCTGGCACCTGGCCGAGATCTACGGCATGGAGCGCTTCTGCGCCAACGTGCGCGCCTGCGAGCTGCCGGTCCTCGAACTCGAGGAGCCCGGTTCCAATGCTCGCGAACGCATCGTGGGCGAATGCCGGCGTGCGCTCGACGAAGACGGCTCCGACTGCATCGTGCTCGGCTGTGCGGGCATGACCGACCTGTGCGAACACATCGGCGGGCTGCTCGGCGTGCCGGTGATCGACGGCGTGGCCGCGGCCACCAAGCTCGTCGAATCGCTCGTCGCCCTGAAGCTGCGGACCAGCAAGCACGGTGAACTGGCCCACCCGCTGCCCAAGCGGATGACGGGCGCGCTCGAAAGCTTCACGCTGCCAGCGGCATAG
- a CDS encoding GntR family transcriptional regulator encodes MPRASSKSPASPATAAPADNGPAATTDKGSSIEGIAQDIATAIVEKRLPPGTWLREEALGRVYSVSRTKIRAALLMLSKDKLIEMIPDKGAFVCQPTVQEAREVFAVRRILESEVVRLFIAHARPRDYQVLEQHIRFERTALRQTTTTGTVREKVLGDFHVALAEATGNKTLAELVRELVARSSLIAMLYHSSNDPHCSSDEHSEFLRICRKGDAEGAVACMTEHLERIEASLALGTEKPDRQLDLVKALLA; translated from the coding sequence ATGCCCCGCGCCAGCTCCAAATCTCCCGCCTCCCCTGCCACCGCCGCCCCGGCCGACAACGGGCCCGCTGCCACCACCGACAAGGGCAGCTCGATCGAGGGCATTGCGCAGGACATCGCCACCGCCATCGTCGAGAAGCGCCTGCCGCCCGGCACCTGGCTGCGCGAGGAAGCGCTGGGGCGGGTCTATTCGGTGAGCCGCACCAAGATCCGTGCGGCCCTGCTGATGCTGTCGAAGGACAAGCTCATCGAGATGATCCCCGACAAGGGCGCGTTCGTCTGCCAGCCCACGGTGCAGGAGGCGCGCGAGGTGTTCGCGGTGCGCCGCATCCTCGAGAGCGAAGTGGTGCGCCTCTTCATTGCCCATGCACGCCCGCGCGACTACCAGGTGCTGGAGCAGCACATCCGCTTCGAGCGCACCGCGCTGCGCCAGACCACCACCACGGGCACGGTGCGCGAGAAGGTGCTGGGCGATTTCCACGTGGCGCTGGCCGAGGCCACGGGCAACAAGACGCTGGCCGAGCTTGTGCGCGAACTGGTGGCGCGCAGCTCGCTCATCGCCATGCTCTATCACTCGTCGAACGACCCGCACTGTTCGTCGGACGAGCACTCGGAGTTCCTGCGCATCTGCCGCAAGGGCGACGCGGAAGGCGCCGTGGCCTGCATGACCGAACACCTTGAGCGCATCGAGGCCAGCCTGGCGCTGGGCACCGAAAAGCCGGACCGGCAGCTCGACCTGGTCAAGGCCCTGCTCGCCTGA
- a CDS encoding nucleobase:cation symporter-2 family protein — protein sequence MTAETSSTVQTIHPVDQRLPSGKLAALGLQHVLVMYAGAVAVPLIVGRALKLSPDEVALLISADLFCCGIATLIQALGATQWFGIRLPVMMGVTFASVAPMVAIANANPGQNGAQLLFGAIIGAGVVSILIAPLVSRMLRFFPPVVTGTIIAVIGISLMRVGINWIFGNPVGPTAPALVDPVYAKWLAEVTSPGSSIPAVPKGFAIMPTVPNPKYADLSGFGVAALVLVSILLIVKYARGFIANISVLLGIVIGAVVASITGLMTYEKVGKAAWVDVVLPFHFGMPQFDPILILTMTLIMIVVMIESTGMFLALGEMTDRKITQKDLAKGLRTDGLGTLIGGIFNTFPYTSFSQNVGLVAVTGIKSRYVCVAGGVILVVLGLLPKMAALIESLPTVVLGGAGLVMFGMVAATGIRILSGVDFKGNRHNAMIVAVSIGIGMIPLIAPNFKQWMPHAIHSLVESGILLASISAVLLNLFLNGAKQDDEAVIAAAKQAEAH from the coding sequence ATGACGGCCGAGACCTCTTCCACTGTTCAGACCATCCATCCCGTGGACCAGCGGCTGCCGTCAGGCAAGCTCGCGGCCCTGGGCCTGCAGCACGTGCTGGTGATGTACGCGGGCGCCGTGGCGGTGCCGCTGATCGTCGGGCGCGCGCTCAAGCTGTCGCCCGACGAGGTGGCGCTGCTGATCTCGGCCGACCTGTTCTGCTGCGGCATTGCCACGCTGATCCAGGCGCTGGGCGCCACGCAGTGGTTCGGCATCAGGCTGCCCGTGATGATGGGCGTGACCTTCGCGTCGGTCGCCCCGATGGTCGCCATCGCCAATGCCAACCCGGGCCAGAACGGTGCGCAGCTGCTGTTCGGCGCCATCATCGGCGCGGGCGTGGTGTCGATACTCATCGCGCCGCTGGTGAGCCGCATGCTGCGCTTCTTTCCGCCGGTGGTCACGGGCACCATCATCGCGGTGATCGGCATCAGCCTGATGCGCGTGGGCATCAACTGGATCTTCGGCAACCCGGTGGGGCCGACCGCACCGGCGCTGGTCGATCCGGTCTACGCGAAGTGGCTGGCCGAAGTGACGTCGCCGGGCAGCTCGATTCCCGCGGTGCCCAAGGGCTTTGCCATCATGCCGACGGTGCCCAACCCCAAGTACGCGGACCTGTCGGGTTTCGGCGTGGCGGCGCTGGTGCTGGTGTCCATCCTGCTGATCGTCAAGTACGCCAGGGGCTTCATCGCCAACATCTCGGTGCTGCTGGGCATCGTGATCGGCGCGGTGGTGGCGTCGATCACGGGGCTCATGACCTATGAGAAAGTCGGCAAGGCGGCGTGGGTGGACGTGGTGCTGCCGTTCCACTTCGGCATGCCGCAGTTCGACCCGATCCTGATCCTCACCATGACGCTGATCATGATCGTTGTGATGATCGAGTCGACCGGCATGTTCCTCGCGCTCGGCGAGATGACCGACCGCAAGATAACGCAGAAAGACCTTGCCAAGGGCCTGCGCACCGATGGCCTGGGCACGCTCATCGGCGGCATCTTCAACACCTTTCCGTACACCAGCTTCTCGCAGAACGTGGGCCTGGTGGCGGTCACCGGCATCAAGAGCCGCTATGTCTGCGTGGCCGGCGGCGTGATCCTGGTGGTGCTGGGCCTGCTGCCGAAGATGGCGGCGCTGATCGAGTCGCTGCCCACGGTGGTGCTCGGCGGCGCCGGGCTCGTGATGTTCGGCATGGTCGCGGCCACGGGCATCCGCATTCTCTCGGGCGTGGATTTCAAGGGCAACCGGCACAACGCGATGATCGTGGCGGTGTCGATCGGCATCGGCATGATCCCGCTCATTGCGCCCAACTTCAAGCAATGGATGCCGCACGCGATCCACTCGCTGGTCGAATCGGGCATCCTGCTGGCGTCGATCAGCGCGGTGCTGCTGAACCTGTTCCTCAACGGCGCGAAGCAGGACGACGAGGCCGTGATCGCGGCGGCCAAGCAGGCCGAAGCGCACTGA
- a CDS encoding aldo/keto reductase codes for MRTLPLSTSSEIPVLGLGTWRMGEASGRRKAEVAAVREAIAMGYRLIDTAEMYGEGGAETVLGQALAEALRTGDVRRDELFIVSKVYPHNASRRGTPEACERSLQRLGLDMIDLYLLHWRGSHPLRETAEAMQALAARGRIAHWGVSNFDVDDMQELSQAVGEGPGCAANQVYLSLGERGPEFSLLPWMRERGMPLMAYSPIDQGALAADAALEELAARLGVTAAQLALAAVIARPGVVAIPKAVRRTHLEENLAAARLVLDAATLEELDRLHPPPQRKTPLAMI; via the coding sequence ATGCGAACACTGCCCCTCTCCACATCCAGCGAAATTCCGGTCCTCGGCCTCGGCACCTGGCGCATGGGCGAGGCCTCCGGCCGCCGCAAGGCCGAGGTGGCCGCGGTGCGCGAGGCCATCGCCATGGGCTACCGCCTGATCGATACCGCCGAGATGTACGGCGAGGGCGGCGCCGAAACGGTGCTCGGCCAGGCGCTGGCCGAAGCCTTGCGCACGGGCGACGTGCGCCGCGACGAGCTCTTCATCGTGAGCAAGGTCTATCCGCACAACGCGAGCCGGCGCGGCACGCCGGAGGCCTGCGAGCGCAGCCTCCAGCGCCTCGGGCTCGACATGATCGACCTGTACCTGCTGCACTGGCGCGGCAGCCATCCGCTGCGCGAAACGGCCGAGGCCATGCAGGCGCTGGCAGCGCGTGGGCGCATCGCGCATTGGGGCGTGAGCAATTTCGACGTCGACGACATGCAGGAGTTGTCGCAGGCCGTGGGCGAGGGCCCCGGCTGCGCGGCCAACCAGGTGTACCTGTCGCTCGGCGAACGCGGTCCTGAATTCAGCCTGCTGCCCTGGATGCGCGAACGAGGCATGCCGCTGATGGCCTACAGCCCGATCGACCAGGGCGCGCTGGCCGCGGATGCCGCGTTGGAAGAACTGGCCGCCCGGCTCGGCGTGACCGCCGCGCAGCTCGCGCTGGCCGCGGTGATTGCGCGGCCCGGCGTGGTGGCGATTCCGAAGGCCGTGCGCCGCACGCACCTCGAAGAGAACCTCGCCGCGGCCCGGCTGGTGCTGGACGCGGCAACGCTCGAAGAATTGGATCGCCTGCACCCGCCGCCGCAGCGCAAGACGCCGCTGGCGATGATCTGA
- a CDS encoding C4-dicarboxylate transporter DctA, translated as MPRFAKSLFGQVVIALVLGVLAGLFAPEFAVKLKPLGDGFIKLIKMIIPVLVFCVVVHGIAGAGDLKRVGRVGVKALIYFEVLTTIALGMGLVLAFVFQPGAGMNVDPGKLDATAMSAYASNADKLTSGGTVEFLMKLIPTTVVNAFATGDVLQVLLFAVLFGCALSLLGDRGKPVGAVVDSLSLVLFKIMGIIIKLAPLGVLGAIAFTVGKYGIGSLKQLGMLVALFYGAVLVFVFVVLGLVMRMSGFSLWKLLRYLREELAIVFATTSSDSVLPQIMAKLRRMGIRDSTVGLVIPTGYSFNLDAFSIYITLAAVFIAQATNTPISMADLLTILAIALVTSKGAHGVPGSAIVVLAATLHAIPAIPAIGLVLVLSVDWFMGIARALGNLIGNCVATVAIAAWEGDIDRERAHAVLDGSYSPDDEPLAEPELPVAPLGAGAASH; from the coding sequence ATGCCCCGCTTTGCCAAATCCCTCTTCGGCCAGGTCGTCATCGCGCTGGTGCTCGGCGTGCTCGCCGGCCTCTTCGCGCCGGAGTTCGCCGTCAAGCTCAAGCCGCTCGGCGACGGCTTCATCAAGCTGATCAAGATGATCATCCCGGTGCTGGTGTTCTGCGTGGTGGTGCACGGCATCGCGGGCGCGGGCGACCTGAAGCGCGTGGGACGGGTCGGCGTGAAGGCGCTGATCTACTTCGAGGTGCTGACCACCATTGCGCTGGGCATGGGCCTGGTGCTGGCTTTCGTGTTCCAGCCGGGCGCGGGCATGAACGTGGACCCGGGCAAGCTCGACGCCACCGCCATGAGCGCCTATGCGTCGAACGCCGACAAGCTCACGAGCGGCGGAACCGTCGAATTCCTGATGAAGCTGATCCCCACCACGGTGGTGAATGCCTTCGCCACGGGCGACGTGCTGCAGGTGCTGCTGTTCGCGGTGCTGTTCGGCTGCGCGCTGTCGCTGCTGGGCGACCGGGGCAAGCCGGTGGGCGCGGTGGTGGATTCTCTGTCGCTGGTGCTGTTCAAGATCATGGGCATCATCATCAAGCTGGCGCCGCTCGGCGTGCTGGGCGCCATCGCCTTCACCGTGGGCAAATACGGCATCGGCTCGCTCAAGCAGCTGGGCATGCTCGTCGCGCTCTTCTACGGCGCGGTGCTGGTCTTCGTCTTCGTGGTGCTCGGGCTGGTCATGCGCATGTCGGGCTTCAGCCTCTGGAAGCTGCTGCGCTACCTGCGCGAAGAGCTCGCCATCGTGTTCGCCACCACCTCGTCGGACAGCGTGCTGCCCCAGATCATGGCCAAGCTGCGCCGCATGGGCATCCGCGACTCGACGGTGGGCCTGGTGATTCCCACGGGCTACTCGTTCAACCTGGACGCGTTCTCGATCTACATCACGCTGGCGGCGGTGTTCATCGCCCAGGCCACCAACACGCCGATCTCGATGGCGGACCTGTTGACCATCCTGGCGATTGCGCTGGTCACTTCCAAGGGCGCGCACGGCGTACCCGGCTCGGCCATCGTGGTGCTGGCGGCCACGCTGCATGCGATTCCGGCCATTCCGGCCATCGGGCTGGTGCTGGTGCTCTCGGTGGACTGGTTCATGGGCATCGCGCGCGCACTGGGCAACCTGATCGGCAACTGCGTGGCGACGGTGGCCATTGCGGCGTGGGAGGGCGACATCGACCGCGAACGGGCCCATGCCGTGCTGGACGGCTCCTACTCGCCCGACGACGAGCCGCTGGCCGAGCCCGAGCTGCCGGTGGCGCCGCTGGGCGCTGGCGCCGCCAGCCACTGA
- a CDS encoding GntR family transcriptional regulator codes for MATDVTPTAIAERVVEAILAQKLAPGERLGEQALAENFAVSRTMVREALMQLQARGFVEVQSRRGWYVVEPSAEEARDAFSARRIVEAGILAESEGRPLQKVIRKLRDHIADERRAIEGADAATRAFLLADFHVCLAEQMGHQLLVDVLRDLTARTTLAATLYQSRHEAGQSCAEHDAIVAALEAGDTARARTLMLEHIGNVERSLEVDTAAGPDAPARLRATLAPVALPRARR; via the coding sequence ATGGCCACCGACGTCACTCCCACCGCCATTGCCGAGCGGGTGGTCGAAGCCATCCTGGCGCAGAAGCTCGCGCCCGGCGAGCGGCTCGGCGAGCAGGCGCTGGCCGAGAACTTCGCGGTCAGCCGCACCATGGTGCGCGAGGCGCTCATGCAGCTGCAGGCGCGCGGCTTCGTCGAGGTGCAGTCGCGCCGCGGCTGGTACGTGGTGGAGCCCTCGGCCGAGGAGGCGCGCGATGCGTTCTCGGCGCGGCGCATCGTCGAGGCCGGCATCCTGGCCGAGAGCGAGGGCCGGCCGCTGCAGAAGGTGATCCGCAAGCTGCGCGACCACATCGCCGACGAGCGCCGCGCCATCGAGGGCGCCGACGCCGCCACGCGCGCCTTCCTGCTGGCGGACTTCCATGTGTGCCTGGCCGAGCAGATGGGGCACCAGCTGCTGGTCGACGTGCTGCGCGACCTCACGGCCCGCACCACGCTGGCCGCCACCCTCTACCAGTCCCGGCACGAAGCCGGGCAGTCCTGCGCGGAGCACGACGCCATCGTCGCTGCGCTGGAGGCCGGCGACACGGCCCGGGCGCGCACGCTGATGCTCGAGCACATCGGCAACGTCGAGCGCTCGCTCGAAGTGGACACCGCGGCCGGCCCCGACGCCCCGGCCCGGCTGCGCGCCACCCTGGCACCGGTGGCGCTGCCGCGCGCCCGGCGCTGA
- a CDS encoding AI-2E family transporter, with product MNSPQLQRGVFLALLAIVTVAFLWVLMPFFGAVLWGVALAILFTPLYKGLLRKMPGRHNIAALSTLTICLFIVILPLAMVGVSLVQEIVQVTQNIRSGQINFASYFQQILNALPQWVLSLFDRFNLGDMEAWQARISAGAAQGSQLIAGQALTIGQNTFDFVISFFVMLYLLYFLVRDGSSLSKMMREAVPLAKPHTHYLLNKFTTVIRATVKGNVAVAIAQGAIGGIAFWLLGVQGALLWAVLMAFLSLLPAVGAALIWGPVAIYYLATGHFWQGGILIFVGVFVIGLVDNILRPVLVGKDTQMPDYIVLMSTIGGMAIFGINGFVIGPVIAALFMAAWSLFIESGQLEAEPGDDKKNN from the coding sequence ATGAATTCACCCCAACTCCAGCGCGGCGTGTTCCTCGCCCTGCTCGCCATCGTCACGGTCGCCTTCCTGTGGGTGCTGATGCCGTTCTTCGGCGCGGTGCTGTGGGGGGTGGCGCTTGCGATCCTGTTCACCCCGCTCTACAAGGGGCTGCTGCGCAAGATGCCCGGCCGGCACAACATCGCGGCGCTTTCCACCCTGACGATCTGCCTGTTCATCGTGATTCTTCCGCTGGCCATGGTCGGCGTGTCGCTGGTGCAGGAAATCGTGCAGGTCACACAGAACATCCGGTCGGGGCAGATCAATTTCGCGTCCTATTTCCAGCAGATCCTCAATGCACTGCCGCAATGGGTGCTGAGCCTGTTCGACCGCTTCAACCTCGGCGACATGGAAGCCTGGCAGGCCCGCATCTCCGCAGGCGCCGCGCAGGGCAGCCAGCTCATCGCGGGGCAGGCGCTCACCATCGGCCAGAACACCTTCGACTTCGTGATCAGCTTCTTCGTGATGCTGTACCTGCTGTATTTCCTCGTGCGCGACGGGTCTTCGCTGTCGAAGATGATGCGCGAGGCGGTGCCGCTGGCCAAGCCGCACACCCACTACCTGCTGAACAAGTTCACCACCGTGATCCGCGCCACCGTGAAGGGCAACGTGGCGGTGGCCATCGCGCAGGGCGCCATCGGCGGCATCGCGTTCTGGCTGCTCGGCGTGCAGGGCGCGCTGCTGTGGGCCGTGCTCATGGCCTTTCTCTCGCTGCTGCCTGCGGTGGGCGCGGCGCTCATCTGGGGGCCGGTGGCCATCTACTACCTCGCCACGGGCCATTTCTGGCAGGGCGGCATCCTGATCTTCGTCGGCGTGTTCGTGATCGGGCTGGTCGACAACATCCTGCGCCCCGTGCTGGTGGGCAAGGACACGCAGATGCCCGACTACATCGTGCTGATGTCGACCATCGGCGGCATGGCGATCTTCGGCATCAACGGCTTCGTGATCGGGCCCGTGATCGCGGCGCTGTTCATGGCAGCGTGGAGCCTGTTCATCGAGTCGGGCCAGCTGGAAGCCGAGCCCGGGGACGACAAGAAGAACAACTGA
- a CDS encoding DUF2141 domain-containing protein, protein MNFLLSRNGARALCAAALLSPLAALAADLSLSVADGPATEATLYVALYNDAASYADGKAVASQTAPMQGGKARLVFTGLAPGRYALRAFADENGNGKLDANLMGMPTERYGFSNDAKGNRGAPAFDAAAISVDADLQTLIHLR, encoded by the coding sequence ATGAACTTCCTTCTCTCCCGTAACGGTGCACGCGCCCTGTGTGCCGCCGCGCTGCTTTCGCCGCTGGCCGCACTGGCGGCCGACCTGAGCCTTTCCGTCGCCGACGGCCCGGCCACCGAAGCCACGCTCTATGTGGCGCTGTACAACGACGCCGCCAGCTACGCCGACGGCAAGGCCGTGGCTTCGCAGACCGCGCCGATGCAGGGCGGCAAGGCCCGGCTCGTGTTCACGGGACTGGCGCCGGGGCGCTATGCACTTCGCGCGTTCGCCGATGAGAACGGCAACGGCAAGCTCGACGCCAACCTCATGGGCATGCCGACCGAGCGCTACGGCTTCTCGAACGATGCGAAGGGCAACCGGGGCGCGCCGGCCTTCGATGCCGCGGCGATCAGCGTCGACGCCGACCTGCAGACCCTCATCCACCTGCGCTGA
- a CDS encoding carotenoid oxygenase family protein → MERRELLRLLATAGALPLLAPLARAAATDDWQARFEASGAPWKTGFATPRGDLPLTRATVRGRFPDAVAGTLFRIGPAGHDLGGERYHHWFDGDGMVHRFVIDGADVRHQGRYVATPKREAEVRAGRRLFEAFGTMPPGVEPPASADSLNVANTSVLPMQGEVLALWEGGSATRVDAHTLATLGVKTWRADLAGMPFSAHPKIDPDGTVWNFGVSAGQGLLALYEISPGGTLRRAAVVPVADMPMVHDFAVTDRHLVFLMPPLVYDGKRKEAGASFLDAHVWRPELGMRALVVDKENWERRQVLTLPAGFLFHVGNAWEEDTPRGTLIHIDYVRSDNASSVFTTSREVMRARRVKSPDPRLTVATLDLAAGKATQQALAPEAEFPRIDPRRVGLRHRHVLHATQTRPDVPGFGAIARTDVENGGSERFSYGAQAMVEEHVFVPDGAGPGWVLGTAFDFGRQKTLLSCFAADRLAAGPVAQATLPYALPLGLHGAFVPA, encoded by the coding sequence ATGGAACGACGCGAACTCCTGCGCCTGCTGGCGACGGCCGGCGCCCTCCCCCTCCTGGCACCGCTGGCCCGCGCGGCCGCCACCGACGACTGGCAAGCCCGGTTCGAAGCCTCGGGCGCGCCCTGGAAGACCGGCTTCGCCACGCCGCGAGGCGACCTGCCGCTGACCCGCGCCACGGTGCGCGGGCGCTTTCCCGATGCCGTGGCCGGCACGCTGTTTCGCATCGGCCCGGCGGGCCACGACCTGGGCGGCGAGCGCTACCACCACTGGTTCGACGGCGATGGCATGGTGCACCGCTTCGTGATTGACGGGGCCGACGTGCGGCACCAGGGCCGCTATGTCGCCACGCCCAAGCGCGAGGCCGAGGTGCGGGCGGGCCGCCGCCTCTTCGAAGCCTTCGGCACCATGCCGCCAGGTGTCGAGCCGCCCGCCTCGGCCGACAGCCTGAACGTCGCCAACACCAGCGTGCTGCCGATGCAGGGCGAAGTGCTGGCGCTGTGGGAAGGCGGCTCGGCCACGCGCGTCGACGCGCATACGCTGGCCACGCTGGGCGTGAAGACCTGGCGCGCCGACCTCGCGGGCATGCCGTTCTCGGCGCATCCCAAGATCGATCCGGACGGCACCGTGTGGAACTTCGGCGTGAGCGCCGGCCAGGGGCTGCTGGCGCTGTACGAGATTTCGCCAGGCGGCACCCTGCGGCGCGCGGCGGTGGTTCCGGTTGCCGACATGCCGATGGTCCACGACTTCGCGGTGACGGATCGGCACCTGGTCTTCCTGATGCCGCCGCTGGTCTACGACGGCAAGCGCAAGGAGGCCGGCGCGAGCTTTCTCGACGCCCACGTGTGGCGGCCGGAACTCGGCATGCGCGCGCTGGTGGTCGACAAAGAGAACTGGGAGCGCCGCCAGGTGCTCACGCTGCCGGCCGGCTTCCTGTTCCACGTCGGCAACGCGTGGGAAGAAGACACGCCGCGCGGCACGCTCATCCACATCGACTACGTGCGGTCGGACAACGCAAGCTCGGTCTTCACGACCAGCCGCGAAGTGATGCGGGCACGCCGCGTGAAGAGCCCCGATCCGCGCCTCACCGTTGCCACGCTGGACCTGGCCGCGGGCAAGGCCACGCAGCAAGCGCTCGCGCCCGAAGCCGAGTTTCCGCGCATCGACCCGCGCCGCGTCGGCCTGCGCCACCGCCATGTGTTGCACGCCACGCAGACCCGCCCCGATGTGCCCGGCTTCGGCGCCATCGCGCGAACCGATGTCGAAAACGGCGGCAGCGAACGCTTCAGCTACGGCGCACAGGCCATGGTGGAAGAGCATGTCTTCGTGCCGGACGGCGCCGGGCCCGGCTGGGTGCTGGGCACGGCGTTCGACTTCGGCCGGCAGAAGACGCTGCTGTCGTGCTTCGCGGCCGATCGGCTGGCGGCGGGACCGGTGGCGCAAGCGACGCTGCCTTATGCGCTGCCGCTGGGGCTGCACGGCGCGTTCGTGCCGGCTTGA